Proteins encoded within one genomic window of Phototrophicus methaneseepsis:
- a CDS encoding M14 family zinc carboxypeptidase: MNLTDIAASIPEYDHFLTVDEMTESNHRLAEAYPDLVSIRTIGETRRGDPIEMLTIQGGPLQALAFGGPHPNEPIGCMTLEYLTKRLCEDDELRNELGFTWHIIKSIDSDGMRLNEGWFKGPFTPANYARNFFRPASHDQVEWTFPIDYKTLHFHSPIPETQALMSVIDELQPTLLYSLHNAGFGGVYYYTSGGSDELFKLFHEIPSWFNLNLDLGEPEVNYAVQLAPAIYKMLTVREGYDYMAENGIEDPAKEITSGGSSAEYSEKYGSHVLVVELPYYDDPRVNDQTETDMLRRDAILQGLDDQDAFDKWVEDQLDTTESELSQETLISRAVFAFIKRGKTSREASRQWAKTAEETNRPATQAEVFSNLLISRFYRLLTLGMYARVMDDEVANGNTSEIILNSQKAARQRFEEQATALENDLDYRALPIRSLVGVQVCAGLATAAYLRDLAAEKQ, encoded by the coding sequence GTGAACCTTACAGACATTGCAGCTTCGATCCCTGAGTATGATCACTTCTTGACGGTCGATGAGATGACAGAATCAAATCACCGTCTCGCTGAGGCCTATCCTGATCTGGTCAGCATCCGCACAATTGGTGAAACACGCCGGGGTGACCCAATCGAAATGCTCACCATCCAGGGCGGCCCGCTCCAGGCGCTGGCCTTTGGTGGCCCCCACCCGAACGAACCCATCGGCTGTATGACGCTTGAATATCTGACCAAGCGCCTGTGCGAAGATGATGAACTGCGCAATGAACTGGGCTTTACATGGCACATCATCAAATCCATAGACAGCGATGGCATGCGCCTCAATGAAGGTTGGTTCAAAGGGCCTTTTACCCCGGCCAACTACGCCCGTAACTTCTTCCGGCCTGCTTCACACGATCAAGTCGAATGGACCTTCCCCATCGACTATAAAACCCTGCATTTCCACAGCCCCATCCCAGAAACACAGGCCTTGATGTCCGTCATTGATGAGCTGCAGCCGACACTGCTCTACTCGCTCCATAATGCGGGTTTCGGCGGCGTTTACTACTACACATCCGGCGGCAGCGATGAACTGTTCAAGTTGTTCCACGAGATTCCATCCTGGTTCAACCTCAATCTGGACCTGGGCGAACCAGAAGTGAATTATGCTGTGCAATTGGCCCCAGCAATCTACAAAATGCTCACTGTGCGCGAGGGCTACGATTACATGGCCGAGAACGGCATCGAAGACCCCGCCAAAGAGATTACAAGTGGTGGTTCCAGCGCAGAATATTCAGAGAAGTACGGATCACATGTGCTGGTGGTTGAACTCCCTTACTACGATGATCCGCGTGTGAACGACCAGACCGAAACGGATATGCTCCGGCGCGATGCCATCTTGCAGGGCCTTGATGACCAGGATGCCTTCGATAAGTGGGTTGAAGATCAACTTGATACGACCGAAAGCGAACTCAGCCAGGAAACGCTCATCTCTCGCGCCGTATTCGCCTTCATCAAACGGGGCAAAACATCGCGCGAGGCAAGCCGCCAATGGGCAAAGACCGCAGAAGAAACCAATCGCCCGGCTACCCAGGCAGAGGTTTTCAGTAACCTGCTGATTTCTCGCTTCTACCGTTTGCTCACCCTGGGGATGTATGCACGTGTGATGGATGATGAAGTCGCTAATGGCAACACATCGGAAATCATCCTCAACAGCCAGAAGGCTGCTCGCCAGCGCTTCGAGGAACAGGCGACCGCCCTGGAAAATGACCTCGATTACCGCGCGCTGCCCATTCGCAGCCTCGTCGGCGTCCAGGTATGCGCAGGGCTAGCCACCGCCGCTTACCTGCGTGACCTTGCAGCCGAAAAGCAGTAA
- a CDS encoding response regulator transcription factor, translated as MKTILIVDDKLNTLRLLTDYLSENGFRTVTAPNGREALYVARHEKPDLVLLDIMMPEMDGMEFMRHFRKERQTPVIMLTARVDETDKVVGLELGADDYVTKPFGMAELVARIRAVLRRAAEPVETEKILRAADVTLDKGTHVVRVGNQKIDLTPSEFDLLTVLMNAPGQVFTRAQLLERLKGDLFENVERTMDVHVRNLRAKLEPDPANPRYILTVFGVGYRFTDEETVGD; from the coding sequence GTGAAAACGATCCTCATTGTCGATGACAAGCTCAATACGCTGCGCCTACTGACAGATTACCTGAGCGAAAATGGATTCCGAACTGTAACAGCACCCAATGGGCGCGAAGCTCTGTACGTCGCCCGGCATGAAAAGCCGGATCTCGTGCTGCTGGATATTATGATGCCGGAGATGGATGGCATGGAATTTATGCGGCACTTTCGTAAAGAGCGGCAAACGCCCGTGATCATGCTGACGGCTCGTGTTGATGAGACGGATAAGGTCGTGGGGCTGGAGTTGGGCGCAGACGATTATGTGACCAAGCCCTTTGGTATGGCTGAGCTGGTCGCGCGTATTCGGGCAGTATTGCGGCGGGCAGCGGAACCTGTTGAAACAGAAAAAATCCTGCGTGCTGCTGATGTAACGCTTGACAAGGGAACCCATGTGGTCCGGGTCGGCAACCAGAAAATTGACCTGACGCCATCGGAATTTGATTTGCTCACGGTACTGATGAACGCACCGGGGCAGGTCTTCACACGGGCGCAACTGCTCGAACGGTTGAAAGGTGATTTGTTCGAAAACGTGGAGCGGACGATGGATGTGCACGTTCGTAATTTGCGTGCCAAGCTGGAGCCAGACCCGGCAAATCCACGTTATATCCTGACGGTGTTCGGTGTTGGGTATCGCTTCACCGATGAAGAGACTGTGGGCGACTGA
- a CDS encoding sensor histidine kinase yields MLRSFTLMRSLTFKWTVTLLLTSLIGVILVGIFAYRTTVTQFDRLRSEQAEAIFMENVTHYYEENGTWDGLETWLKGEPDSVGPHDYFRSPDQFALVDADGVVVVDHGPFHKGDSLPEDILTEGTPISLDGETIGIVLTAMPPPELDPTEQRYVDGTTQALIIGALGAGSTALVIGLLLSRQFLRPLTELTAAITAMRAGNLDQKVNIRTQDELGLLAQAFNEMSANLHQANQLRKQMTADIAHDLRTPLTIISGYLEAMTDGTLKPTQERFKTMSEEVLLLQRLVEDLRTLSLADAGELKLMCAAVAPREILDRVAASFQEAASSAGVMLAVEADAALPSLWIDSERMVQVLGNLVANALRHTPSGSSITLMAQEKSEQVELRVQDTGAGIVPEDLPKIFDRFYRSDPSRQTESGESGLGLAIARSIVEAHRGTITAESTLGQGTTMIIRLPAYKA; encoded by the coding sequence ATGTTACGTTCATTCACGTTGATGCGGTCACTCACATTTAAATGGACTGTCACTCTGCTCCTGACGAGCTTGATCGGTGTTATCCTGGTGGGCATATTCGCCTATCGGACGACGGTGACTCAGTTTGACCGCTTACGGAGCGAGCAAGCTGAAGCGATCTTCATGGAGAACGTCACCCATTACTATGAAGAAAATGGCACCTGGGATGGGTTGGAAACCTGGCTGAAGGGCGAACCGGATTCGGTTGGTCCCCATGACTATTTTCGGTCGCCAGATCAATTTGCCCTGGTTGATGCGGATGGCGTGGTAGTGGTTGATCACGGGCCTTTCCACAAGGGTGACAGCTTACCTGAAGATATTCTTACAGAAGGGACTCCCATTTCTTTAGATGGCGAAACGATCGGTATTGTGCTGACGGCCATGCCACCGCCGGAGTTAGACCCGACTGAACAACGTTATGTCGATGGTACGACGCAGGCGCTCATCATCGGTGCACTTGGGGCCGGGTCGACTGCGCTCGTAATTGGCCTGCTGCTCTCGCGGCAGTTTTTGCGCCCATTGACGGAATTGACCGCTGCCATCACAGCTATGCGCGCTGGTAACCTGGATCAAAAAGTGAACATCCGCACCCAGGATGAATTAGGCTTGCTGGCACAGGCCTTTAACGAGATGAGCGCGAACTTGCATCAGGCGAATCAACTACGCAAACAGATGACTGCTGATATTGCACATGATTTACGCACACCGCTGACGATCATCTCAGGTTATCTCGAAGCCATGACCGATGGCACGCTCAAGCCCACGCAGGAGCGCTTTAAGACCATGAGCGAAGAGGTATTGCTGTTACAGCGCTTGGTCGAAGATCTGCGGACACTTTCACTGGCAGATGCAGGTGAACTGAAATTGATGTGTGCGGCTGTTGCCCCCAGAGAAATTCTGGATCGTGTGGCGGCGTCCTTCCAGGAAGCGGCCTCTTCTGCTGGTGTGATGTTGGCGGTTGAAGCCGATGCTGCTCTGCCATCTTTGTGGATTGATAGCGAACGCATGGTGCAGGTGCTGGGGAACTTAGTCGCCAATGCCTTGCGTCATACGCCTTCTGGCAGCAGCATCACACTGATGGCACAGGAAAAATCAGAGCAGGTTGAGCTGAGAGTTCAAGATACGGGAGCGGGTATTGTGCCGGAAGACTTGCCCAAGATATTCGACCGCTTCTATCGCAGCGACCCATCCCGGCAGACGGAGAGCGGCGAATCTGGCTTGGGGTTGGCGATTGCGCGCTCAATTGTTGAGGCACACCGCGGTACGATTACAGCGGAGAGTACGTTGGGGCAGGGCACGACCATGATTATCAGGCTGCCAGCCTACAAAGCCTGA
- a CDS encoding intradiol ring-cleavage dioxygenase: protein MDNDDKPVGRLLTRREALALLGGGSAALFAGLSLPSLAAAQGTATPSASATELPACVVRPELTEGPYFVDDQLNRFDLRIDPSDESIKEGTPLHLIYRVSDVTGGVCGPLAGAQVDVWHCDADGEYSGVQDMSFDNSGEMWLRGYQVTDDKGVAEFLTIIPGWYSGRAVHIHFKIRTESTTGESYEFTSQFFFDPDLIGEIYSQEPYVDNGLPDTSNDVDNIYQQSEGLLTLTLNPMTDEELEAYELEAGYTATFDVGLDLSDLKVGASDSASAGGGAPGGNNGPGNGRPGGQGGTPPEGTPPDRTGD from the coding sequence ATGGACAACGATGATAAACCTGTAGGCCGGTTACTGACTCGACGTGAAGCCCTCGCTCTCCTGGGTGGGGGTAGCGCAGCCCTATTCGCCGGGCTGAGCTTACCCAGCCTCGCTGCTGCCCAGGGCACCGCGACGCCTTCGGCCTCAGCAACTGAATTGCCCGCCTGTGTCGTCCGCCCAGAGCTGACAGAAGGCCCCTACTTCGTCGATGATCAACTCAACCGCTTCGATCTGCGCATTGATCCGAGTGACGAATCTATCAAAGAAGGGACACCGCTGCACTTAATCTACCGCGTGTCCGATGTCACAGGGGGTGTTTGTGGCCCATTGGCAGGCGCACAAGTCGATGTATGGCACTGTGACGCTGATGGTGAATACTCTGGCGTGCAGGATATGAGCTTCGATAACAGCGGCGAGATGTGGCTGCGTGGTTATCAGGTCACCGATGACAAAGGCGTTGCAGAATTCCTGACGATCATCCCAGGCTGGTATAGTGGCCGCGCAGTGCATATTCACTTCAAAATACGCACAGAATCCACCACAGGCGAGAGTTATGAGTTCACATCGCAGTTCTTCTTCGACCCGGACCTGATTGGGGAAATTTATTCTCAGGAGCCTTATGTCGATAATGGCCTGCCGGATACATCCAACGACGTGGATAACATCTACCAGCAAAGTGAGGGCTTGCTCACACTGACGTTGAATCCGATGACCGACGAGGAATTGGAAGCATATGAGTTAGAAGCTGGTTACACGGCCACCTTCGATGTCGGCCTTGATCTGAGCGACTTAAAAGTCGGCGCAAGCGATAGTGCCAGCGCGGGTGGCGGTGCGCCCGGTGGGAACAACGGCCCTGGTAATGGTCGCCCCGGTGGTCAAGGCGGCACGCCTCCTGAAGGTACCCCGCCAGATCGTACAGGTGACTAA
- a CDS encoding YceI family protein, protein MNRTLSTVMILVATVAIISVSAFLYLTREIAAPSININESVQSLTVDGEGEEIVFQIEQDGTTAEYNIYELLNGEDKTVIGTTNQVAGEIALNLSDLSQSQIGEIHINARTFATDSDRRDNAVARFILQSEDDVNEFIIFQPTEISGLEGSASVGDSITFQVTGNLTVAGVTQSIIFDVTATLESETTLSGHAQTIISREAFNLSIPEVPSVANVGDEVTLKLDFTAAS, encoded by the coding sequence ATGAATCGTACGCTGTCCACAGTCATGATACTGGTCGCTACTGTCGCCATTATCAGCGTGAGTGCATTTCTCTATCTCACGCGAGAAATCGCCGCCCCCAGTATCAATATTAACGAAAGTGTTCAATCCCTTACTGTTGATGGCGAAGGCGAGGAAATCGTCTTCCAGATCGAACAGGATGGTACCACCGCCGAGTACAATATCTATGAACTGCTAAATGGTGAAGATAAGACCGTCATTGGCACGACGAACCAGGTTGCCGGGGAAATCGCCCTTAACTTGAGTGATCTATCACAGTCGCAGATTGGTGAAATCCACATCAATGCCCGTACCTTCGCCACAGATAGCGACCGCCGCGACAATGCGGTTGCTCGGTTCATCCTACAGTCAGAAGATGATGTTAACGAGTTCATCATCTTCCAGCCGACTGAAATAAGCGGCCTAGAAGGCAGTGCCAGCGTGGGAGATAGCATCACATTCCAGGTCACGGGCAATCTGACGGTCGCAGGTGTCACCCAGAGCATCATATTTGATGTGACCGCTACGCTGGAAAGTGAAACGACGCTATCAGGCCATGCACAGACGATTATCTCGCGCGAAGCCTTTAACCTGAGCATCCCTGAAGTGCCTTCCGTTGCCAACGTCGGTGACGAAGTGACGCTCAAGCTCGACTTCACAGCAGCCAGCTAA